Proteins from one Homalodisca vitripennis isolate AUS2020 chromosome 3, UT_GWSS_2.1, whole genome shotgun sequence genomic window:
- the LOC124356776 gene encoding sialin-like — translation MGYESEIDSDASAPVSRTVQPSERLSPDPSLRQAPRMETNWFSKRYLIAFLAFFGFANIYALRVNLSVAIVAMTSNFTVIGHNGEEIVVPPEFDWDRELQGKILSSFFYGYILTQVAGGWLACQYGGVRLFGMGVLTTAALTLLTPLAAKIHVYLLVATRVLEGMFEGVTYPAMLGIWSRWAPPCERSRLVTITLSGSYFGTVAAMAVSGAIAQHLNWASIFYVLGMIALFWCFLWCFLIRESPLHDPWVSEAEKNYIQESIGPSLRAKRVRVPWKSVLTSAPVWAIVAAHFSENWGFYTLLTELPTFMSDTFHMKIMNGNMLASLPYLVMGIVVQSSGFLADWLRSSGHLSTMQVRKMFTCAGFLCQTIFLIAAAHSPNALTTILSLTIAVGFGGFAWSGFSVNLLDIAPQYAGVLMGISNTVATIPGLLSPILTSHITKDQIASEWKLVFYLCAACYVMGAVVYGLLASGKVQPWASVTLLDETVSILDDQSSTEDLLSVNSTHRATQE, via the exons ATGGGGTACGAGTCAGAGATAGACAGTGATGCTTCAGCCCCAGTTTCAAGGACAGTACAACCTTCGGAAAGACTTTCTCCAGATCCCAGTTTGAG aCAAGCTCCAAGAATGGAAACCAACTGGTTTTCAAAGAGGTACTTGATAGCATTCTTGGCATTCTTCGGGTTCGCCAACATTTATGCTCTCCGTGTGAACCTGAGTGTGGCTATAGTTGCGATGACCTCTAACTTCACTGTCATTGGTCATAATGGAGAAGAAATTGTTGTT CCGCCAGAGTTTGACTGGGACAGGGAGCTACAAGGCAAGATCTTAAGTTCGTTTTTCTATGGCTACATTCTTACACAAGTGGCCGGAGGTTGGCTTGCCTGCCAGTATGGAGGTGTCCGACTGTTTGGCATGGGGGTTTTGACCACTGCCGCCCTCACCCTCCTCACCCCTCTTGCTGCTAAGATACACGTCTACTTGTTGGTTGCCACTCGTGTCCTTGAAGGAATGTTTGAG GGAGTAACTTACCCGGCCATGTTGGGCATCTGGAGTCGGTGGGCGCCGCCGTGTGAGCGAAGCCGCCTTGTCACCATCACACTGTCCGGAAGCTACTTTGGCACCGTGGCCGCCATGGCTGTGTCTGGAGCCATTGCTCAGCACCTCAATTGGGCTTCCATCTTCTATGTCTTAG GTATGATAGCTTTGTTCTGGTGCTTCCTGTGGTGTTTTCTGATAAGGGAGTCTCCTCTCCATGACCCTTGGGTATCAGAGGCTGAGAAGAATTACATTCAAGAGTCCATCGGGCCCAGCCTGAGAGCCAAG AGAGTGCGAGTGCCATGGAAGAGTGTGCTAACGTCAGCTCCAGTGTGGGCTATCGTTGCAGCTCACTTCAGCGAGAACTGGGGCTTCTACACTCTGCTCACTGAGCTGCCCACCTTCATGAGTG ACACATTCCACATGAAGATAATGAATGGCAATATGCTGGCCTCTCTGCCTTACCTGGTCATGGGAATTGTGGTTCAGTCCAGTGGTTTCCTAGCGGACTGGCTGCGGTCTTCAGGCCATCTATCTACCATGCAG GTGCGGAAGATGTTTACCTGTGCTGGATTCCTCTGCCAGACGATCTTTCTGATCGCAGCTGCCCATTCACCAAATGCCCTCACCACCATCCTCTCTCTCACCATCGCTGTTGGGTTCGGAGGCTTCGCGTGGTCTGGCTTCAG TGTGAACTTGCTGGACATAGCTCCACAGTATGCAGGAGTATTGATGGGGATATCCAACACTGTGGCGACAATCCCAGGTCTGCTCAGTCCCATTCTCACAAGCCACATCACTAAAGACCAG ATTGCCAGTGAGTGGAAGCTAGTGTTCTACTTGTGTGCGGCATGTTATGTGATGGGTGCAGTGGTGTACGGGCTGCTAGCCTCAGGCAAAGTACAACCCTGGGCATCTGTCACGCTGTTGGATGAGACTGTCTCCATCCTGGATGACCAGTCGTCCACTGAGGACCTGTTGTCGGTCAACTCTACTCACCGTGCCACACAAGAGTGA